The following coding sequences lie in one Silene latifolia isolate original U9 population chromosome 5, ASM4854445v1, whole genome shotgun sequence genomic window:
- the LOC141656824 gene encoding uncharacterized protein LOC141656824, which produces MGVMMDNCNVMSKDGNFDGDIEKGEVGVKLGGVGGGGGGDGLVIGSYTTIGGLGSDFVSVKHEERVIALESPSSEEESKGGRLIVVDKKVVEERDNGDVERKVVKEKPKGMSAKKPPKPPRPPRGLSLDSADQKLIRELHELARLKRARVERMKGLKKAKEAKAMSSKNQLFATLLTILFCLVLLLQGMSSRTGTTPSIRRFRGPPFSTDVAEQHSTISIQHLPLSSTANLNRPGSASPSLVEQLSELDKAKEVGRAIGRL; this is translated from the exons ATGGGTGTTATGATGGATAATTGTAATGTTATGTCAAAAGATGGTAATTTTGATGGTGATATTGAGAAAGGTGAAGTGGGTGTTAAACTAGGTGGTGTcggtggcggcggcggtggtgaTGGTCTTGTAATTGGTAGTTATACTACTATTGGTGGGTTAGGAAGCGATTTTGTGTCGGTTAAGCACGAGGAAAGGGTGATTGCATTGGAAAGTCCGAGTAGTGAGGAGGAGTCAAAGGGTGGGAGATTGATTGTTGTAGATAAAAAGGTTGTAGAAGAAAGAGATAATGGTGATGTTGAGAGGAAAGTAGTGAAGGAGAAGCCTAAGGGAATGAGTGCTAAGAAGCCTCCGAAACCTCCTAGACCGCCTAGAGGGTTGTCTTTGGATTCAGCTGATCAGAAGTTGATTAGGGAACTTCATGAACTTGCTAGACTTAAGCGCGCTAGAGTTGAGCGTATGAAGGGATTGAAGAAGGCGAAAGAAGCAAAGGCAATGTCATCGAAAAATCAGTTATTTGCCACATTGCTCACCATTTTGTTCTGTTTAGTTCTACTTCTTCAAG GAATGTCATCCAGGACAGGCACAACTCCGAGTATCCGAAGATTCCGAGGCCCGCCTTTCTCAACTGATGTGGCAGAGCAGCATAGCACAATCTCCATTCAGCATCTCCCATTGTCATCTACAGCCAATCTTAATAGGCCTGGTTCTGCTTCTCCTAG CCTGGTGGAGCAGCTTTCTGAACTCGACAAGGCAAAAGAGGTGGGCAGAGCGATTGGCCGGTTATAG